The Candidatus Atribacteria bacterium region ATGAGATGTTTCTTCTTATATAGCAGTGGCAAATACTGCTTACTGCTATCCTTTGATACCGCTGGAGGCTACCGAATGTATGAACCATTTTTGGAACAATAAGAAGATAATCAGTGAAGGAATAGTTACCATGGAGGCAAAAGCAAAGATGTCTCCCCATACTTTTGGATCCTGGCTAAAGAATTGCTGAATTGCTACAGGCAATGGTCGATATTCATAGCCACGAGTTACCATAAGAGGCCAGAGAAAATCACCCCAGCGAAAAAGAAATTGTAAAGTGGCAACTGTAGCAAAAACCGGTTTTGACAAAGGAACAATAATTTTCCAATAAACTTGAAAAGGACTGGCTCCATCTATTTTTGCTGCTTCGTCCAGACTTTTAGGCAAACCAACAAAAAATTGATAAAAAAGAAAAATGGAAAAAGCGTCAACAATAAAAGGTACGATTTGAACCTGATAACTATCTAACCAACCGATTCGATTTACCAT contains the following coding sequences:
- a CDS encoding carbohydrate ABC transporter permease produces the protein MFVSSIKNNETQIIRDMSSISAFIPYGELGLKNYFDVFKQMPFGRFMFNSVFIVGSTVLTGLILNSMIAYALARLRFRGRGFILSFIIALIIIPTEAVVIPLLLMVNRIGWLDSYQVQIVPFIVDAFSIFLFYQFFVGLPKSLDEAAKIDGASPFQVYWKIIVPLSKPVFATVATLQFLFRWGDFLWPLMVTRGYEYRPLPVAIQQFFSQDPKVWGDIFAFASMVTIPSLIIFLLFQKWFIHSVASSGIKG